In Pungitius pungitius chromosome 2, fPunPun2.1, whole genome shotgun sequence, a single window of DNA contains:
- the klhl42 gene encoding kelch-like protein 42 isoform X2, with product MSSEQVIAIVMDDKIYEVNKKKLIEKSDYFRALYSSGMRESTEDSVQLQGLSVPGLELVLEFINTSKVQVVNETLEDLIETASFLQVTSILKLLTSEVRQDNCVELYSLSEVYGTHDLRKACLKYMSCYYHPMLRRPEFSGLPAAVREQVREMRMKGTATLVAIGDFTCLSLEMADQDEHWSMLRYGEAEQRWKPLANNLPPDMINVRGYGSAVLDNYLFIVGGYRTTSQEISAVHCYNPCRNEWNPVAPLNQKRSNFKLLAVQGKMYAVGGQSLGTVECYSPEQDWWTCVSSMPDPLAEFSACECQGMIYVMGGYTARGTPVSCATVPPLTPGQCFGPVRRTSASSRCSPWRTPSTWWAATPTSWSSARGSGAPARRRTC from the exons ATGTCGTCTGAGCAGGTTATTGCCATCGTCATGGATGACAAAATCTACGAGGTGAATAAAAAGAAGCTGATAGAGAAGAGCGACTACTTCCGTGCGCTGTACAGCTCCGGGATGAGGGAGTCCACGGAGGACTCGGTGCAGCTGCAGGGGCTCAGCGTCCCCGGCCTGGAGCTGGTCCTGGAGTTCATCAACACCTCCAAGGTCCAGGTCGTCAACGAGACCCTGGAGGACCTGATCGAGACCGCCTCCTTCTTACAGGTCACCTCCATCCTCAAGCTCCTCACCTCGGAGGTCCGGCAGGACAACTGCGTGGAGCTGTACAGCCTCTCCGAAGTCTACGGGACCCACGATCTGCGTAAGGCTTGTTTGAAATACATGAGCTGCTACTACCACCCCATGCTGAGGAGGCCCGAGTTCAGCGGCCTCCCCGCCGCTGTCCGAGAGCAAGTCAGGGAGATGCGCATGAAAGGCACCGCCACCCTGGTGGCCATCGGAGACTTCACCTGTCTCTCCCTGGAAATGGCCGATCAGGATGAGCATTGGTCCATGCTGAGGTACGGAGAGGCGGAGCAGCGCTGGAAGCCGCTGGCAAACAACCTGCCTCCAGACATGATCAACGTCAGGGGATACGGCTCCGCCGTCCTGGATAACTACCTCTTCATCGTCGGCGGCTACAGGACGACCAGCCAGGAGATCAGCGCGGTGCACTGCTACAACCCCTGCAGGAACGAGTGGAACCCGGTGGCTCCGCTCAACCAGAAGAG gtCCAACTTCAAGCTGCTGGCGGTGCAGGGGAAGATGTACGCCGTGGGGGGCCAGAGTCTGGGGACGGTGGAGTGTTACAGCCCGGAACAGGACTGGTGGACCTGCGTGTCCTCCATGCCCGACCCGCTGGCCGAGTTCTCGGCCTGCGAGTGCCAAGGGATGATCTACGTCATGGGGGGATACACTGCAAGAG GAACACCAGTGTCCTGCGCTACTGTCCCTCCTCTGACACCTGGACAGTGTTTCGGACCTGTTCGGCGCACATCCGCAAGCAGCAGATGCTCTCCGTGGAGGACACCATCTACCTGGTGGGCGGCTACACCCACGAGCTGGAGTTCGGCCCGAGGCAGCGGCGCCCCAGCCAGACGGAGGACGTGCTGA
- the klhl42 gene encoding kelch-like protein 42 isoform X1 — protein sequence MSSEQVIAIVMDDKIYEVNKKKLIEKSDYFRALYSSGMRESTEDSVQLQGLSVPGLELVLEFINTSKVQVVNETLEDLIETASFLQVTSILKLLTSEVRQDNCVELYSLSEVYGTHDLRKACLKYMSCYYHPMLRRPEFSGLPAAVREQVREMRMKGTATLVAIGDFTCLSLEMADQDEHWSMLRYGEAEQRWKPLANNLPPDMINVRGYGSAVLDNYLFIVGGYRTTSQEISAVHCYNPCRNEWNPVAPLNQKRSNFKLLAVQGKMYAVGGQSLGTVECYSPEQDWWTCVSSMPDPLAEFSACECQGMIYVMGGYTARDRNTSVLRYCPSSDTWTVFRTCSAHIRKQQMLSVEDTIYLVGGYTHELEFGPRQRRPSQTEDVLTVQSYNVSTGEWVQLKENTSKSGLNLTCTLHNDGVYIMSRDVSLPTSLEHRVFLKYNIFSDAWEAFRRFPALGQNMLLCSLYLPSVL from the exons ATGTCGTCTGAGCAGGTTATTGCCATCGTCATGGATGACAAAATCTACGAGGTGAATAAAAAGAAGCTGATAGAGAAGAGCGACTACTTCCGTGCGCTGTACAGCTCCGGGATGAGGGAGTCCACGGAGGACTCGGTGCAGCTGCAGGGGCTCAGCGTCCCCGGCCTGGAGCTGGTCCTGGAGTTCATCAACACCTCCAAGGTCCAGGTCGTCAACGAGACCCTGGAGGACCTGATCGAGACCGCCTCCTTCTTACAGGTCACCTCCATCCTCAAGCTCCTCACCTCGGAGGTCCGGCAGGACAACTGCGTGGAGCTGTACAGCCTCTCCGAAGTCTACGGGACCCACGATCTGCGTAAGGCTTGTTTGAAATACATGAGCTGCTACTACCACCCCATGCTGAGGAGGCCCGAGTTCAGCGGCCTCCCCGCCGCTGTCCGAGAGCAAGTCAGGGAGATGCGCATGAAAGGCACCGCCACCCTGGTGGCCATCGGAGACTTCACCTGTCTCTCCCTGGAAATGGCCGATCAGGATGAGCATTGGTCCATGCTGAGGTACGGAGAGGCGGAGCAGCGCTGGAAGCCGCTGGCAAACAACCTGCCTCCAGACATGATCAACGTCAGGGGATACGGCTCCGCCGTCCTGGATAACTACCTCTTCATCGTCGGCGGCTACAGGACGACCAGCCAGGAGATCAGCGCGGTGCACTGCTACAACCCCTGCAGGAACGAGTGGAACCCGGTGGCTCCGCTCAACCAGAAGAG gtCCAACTTCAAGCTGCTGGCGGTGCAGGGGAAGATGTACGCCGTGGGGGGCCAGAGTCTGGGGACGGTGGAGTGTTACAGCCCGGAACAGGACTGGTGGACCTGCGTGTCCTCCATGCCCGACCCGCTGGCCGAGTTCTCGGCCTGCGAGTGCCAAGGGATGATCTACGTCATGGGGGGATACACTGCAAGAG ACAGGAACACCAGTGTCCTGCGCTACTGTCCCTCCTCTGACACCTGGACAGTGTTTCGGACCTGTTCGGCGCACATCCGCAAGCAGCAGATGCTCTCCGTGGAGGACACCATCTACCTGGTGGGCGGCTACACCCACGAGCTGGAGTTCGGCCCGAGGCAGCGGCGCCCCAGCCAGACGGAGGACGTGCTGACGGTGCAGTCCTACAACGTCTCCACGGGCGAGTGGGTCCAGCTGAAGGAGAACACGTCCAAGTCGGGCCTGAACCTGACGTGCACGCTGCACAACGACGGCGTCTACATCATGAGCCGCGACGTCAGCCTGCCCACCAGCCTGGAGCACCGCGTCTTCCTCAAGTACAACATCTTCTCTGACGCCTGGGAGGCCTTCAGGCGCTTCCCGGCGCTGGGTCAGAACATGCTGCTGTGCTCGCTCTACCTCCCCAGCGTGctgtga
- the nrip2 gene encoding LOW QUALITY PROTEIN: nuclear receptor-interacting protein 2 (The sequence of the model RefSeq protein was modified relative to this genomic sequence to represent the inferred CDS: deleted 1 base in 1 codon), translated as MSEAKKGELALRDKAALHQQRRLKQATQFSHKDSADLLPLDGLKRLGTSKDLCGESDVRASIDTGSRHDHISSSCCRRLGLVPVEGGGGSVALLQLQLGRQTVRCSAHVTEDDAFELRLGLQTLLDLKCCLDLSTRVLKLRGLGEELPFLKPSAERRCQRDTNENPGS; from the exons atGAGCGAGGCGAAGAAAGGCGAGCTCGCCCTCCGGGACAAAGCCGCCCTGCACCAGCAGAGGCGTCTGAAGCAGGCCACCCAGTTCTCTCACAAGGACTCGGCTGACCTGCTGCCCCTGGACGGGCTGAAGAGGCTGGGCACCTCCAAGGACCTG tgcgGCGAGAGCGACGTCAGGGCGTCCATCGACACCGGCAGCCGACACGACCACATCTCCAGCTCCTGCTGCCGGAGGCTGGG ACTGGTTCCCGtcgagggcggcggcggctcggtGGCgcttctgcagctgcagctgggcaGGCAGACGGTCCGGTGCTCGGCCCACGtcacag AGGACGACGCCTTCGAGCTGCGCCTGGGCCTCCAGACGCTGCTGGACCTCAAA TGCTGCCTGGACCTGAGCACCCGGGTCCTGAAGCTGCGCGGCCTCGGCGAGGAGCTGCCCTTCCTGAAGCCGTCCGCCGAGCGCCGG TGCCAACGCGACACCAATGAGAACCCGGGAAgctag